A genomic window from Rhizobiaceae bacterium includes:
- a CDS encoding phage baseplate assembly protein V has protein sequence MEVLSRIDGVAIGLLIGFDAGAPLVVFAANPADTALAARSLCELDGSAVGAEVALLFEEGDPARPLIVGRIVAPAVKKSEVQVVRDGQTVCIEAEARLELRCGDASIILEKDGRISIRGTQLTSHARGVNRIKGAAVHLN, from the coding sequence ATGGAAGTTCTCAGTCGCATCGACGGCGTGGCGATCGGGCTGCTGATCGGATTCGACGCGGGCGCGCCGCTGGTGGTGTTCGCCGCCAATCCCGCCGACACCGCGCTCGCCGCGCGCAGCCTGTGCGAGCTTGACGGCAGCGCGGTCGGCGCGGAAGTGGCGCTGCTGTTCGAGGAGGGCGATCCGGCAAGGCCGCTGATCGTCGGCAGGATCGTCGCCCCGGCGGTCAAAAAGAGTGAGGTGCAGGTGGTGCGCGACGGGCAGACCGTCTGCATCGAGGCCGAGGCGCGTCTTGAGTTGCGGTGCGGCGACGCGTCCATAATTCTTGAAAAGGACGGCAGGATTTCCATTCGCGGCACGCAGTTGACCAGCCACGCGCGCGGCGTCAATCGCATCAAGGGCGCCGCCGTGCACCTCAACTGA
- the vgrG gene encoding type VI secretion system tip protein VgrG, with product MADERVAVAHTPLGDSTLIFTHLAGRDEISRPFGYRVRFVSTDLKVDPLAMLGGIVSVELEADPKRWFTGHCAEFRQIRIEGKLAYYEAMVRPWFWFLSNTSDNRIFQNMTVVEIVEKIFSKYGIAKFEKRLQGSYKPREYCVQYSESDLDFVQRLLEHEGIFYFFEHGDGEHTMVLADAMSKLKPAPDYKTVVFNYGGGDSRRDREYLTEWASGSEVRPGAYAHTDYDFQKPGADLMAKSEQPFGHAEAKGEVYADPGVHLDTGRGDAIAAIRREELQATHQRIAAAGNVRGLFPGCTFSLEDHPRDDQNQDYLVVTAEYHLSDPAYRSGADPDGPTFRVVLGLSPTSLTYRPPRITPRPHMAGPQTAVVVGPSGEEIFTDKYARVKVQFYWDREGKKDQNSSCFVRVSQTWAGANWGFIQIPRIGQEVIVDFMEGDPDQPIITGRVYNDEQMPPYGLPGSATQSGWKSNSSLGGGGSNELRFEDKAGSEEVYFHAQKDHVLVIENDRTKTVHHDQSDRIDHDAKHSVGHNLDEDVGNDKTLSVGHDRTGTIGNDDTESVGNNRALSVGSNETISIGANSTETIGANHSQTVALNQSVTVGVARVDTVGATEARTVGAAQTISVGATRSVSVGADQSHRVGASDSVSVGAAQTIQIGANQSTSVGGDQTLSVAKKRSSSIGNDDSTAVSGAYALSVSKASSTNVEQDMTVKVGKKLMIDVADEVTIKCGSASIMMKKDGTIQVSGKDITIKGSGKININASSDVKIKGSTINNN from the coding sequence ATGGCAGATGAGCGCGTGGCGGTTGCCCACACACCGCTCGGCGACAGCACGCTGATCTTCACCCATCTCGCCGGTCGGGACGAGATCAGCCGCCCGTTCGGCTACAGGGTGCGCTTCGTCAGCACCGACCTGAAAGTCGATCCGCTGGCCATGCTTGGCGGCATCGTGTCGGTGGAGCTGGAAGCCGATCCGAAGCGGTGGTTCACCGGCCATTGCGCGGAGTTCCGGCAGATCAGGATCGAGGGCAAGCTCGCCTATTACGAGGCGATGGTGCGGCCCTGGTTCTGGTTTCTTTCCAACACCAGCGACAACCGCATCTTCCAGAACATGACGGTTGTGGAGATCGTCGAGAAGATCTTCTCCAAATACGGCATCGCGAAATTCGAGAAGCGGCTGCAAGGGTCCTACAAGCCGCGCGAATATTGTGTCCAGTATTCGGAGAGCGACCTCGACTTCGTGCAGAGGCTTCTGGAGCACGAGGGCATTTTCTACTTCTTCGAGCATGGCGACGGCGAGCACACGATGGTGCTGGCCGATGCGATGAGCAAGCTGAAGCCTGCTCCCGACTACAAGACCGTCGTGTTCAACTATGGCGGCGGCGACAGCCGTCGCGACAGGGAATACCTCACCGAATGGGCCAGCGGCAGCGAGGTGCGCCCCGGCGCCTATGCGCACACCGACTATGATTTCCAGAAGCCCGGCGCCGATCTCATGGCGAAGTCGGAGCAGCCCTTCGGCCATGCCGAAGCCAAGGGTGAGGTCTATGCCGATCCCGGCGTCCACCTCGACACCGGGCGCGGCGATGCCATCGCGGCGATCCGCCGCGAGGAATTGCAGGCCACGCACCAGCGCATCGCGGCGGCCGGAAATGTGCGCGGGCTTTTCCCCGGCTGCACCTTTTCGCTGGAGGACCATCCGCGCGACGACCAGAACCAGGACTATCTGGTGGTGACGGCGGAATATCATCTGAGCGATCCGGCATACCGCTCGGGCGCGGACCCGGACGGCCCGACCTTCCGCGTCGTGCTGGGGCTTTCGCCGACATCGCTGACCTATCGCCCGCCGCGCATCACGCCGCGTCCGCACATGGCGGGGCCGCAGACCGCCGTCGTCGTCGGGCCGTCGGGGGAGGAGATCTTCACCGACAAATATGCGCGCGTGAAGGTCCAGTTCTATTGGGACCGCGAGGGCAAGAAGGACCAGAACAGCTCCTGCTTCGTGCGCGTTTCGCAGACATGGGCAGGCGCCAACTGGGGCTTCATCCAGATTCCGCGCATCGGCCAGGAAGTCATCGTCGATTTCATGGAGGGCGATCCCGACCAGCCGATCATCACCGGCAGGGTCTACAATGACGAGCAGATGCCGCCCTACGGCCTGCCGGGCAGCGCCACCCAATCGGGCTGGAAATCAAATTCGTCGCTGGGCGGCGGCGGTTCCAACGAATTGCGCTTCGAGGACAAGGCAGGGTCCGAAGAGGTCTATTTCCACGCCCAGAAGGACCATGTGCTGGTCATCGAGAACGACCGCACCAAGACCGTTCACCATGACCAGAGCGACCGCATCGACCATGACGCCAAGCACTCCGTCGGGCACAATCTCGACGAGGACGTGGGCAACGACAAGACGCTTTCGGTTGGCCATGACCGCACCGGCACCATCGGCAACGACGATACCGAGAGCGTCGGCAACAACCGCGCGCTTTCCGTCGGCTCCAACGAGACCATCAGCATCGGCGCAAATTCCACCGAGACCATCGGCGCGAACCATTCCCAGACGGTGGCGCTCAACCAGTCGGTGACGGTCGGCGTGGCCCGCGTCGACACGGTGGGCGCGACAGAGGCTCGCACGGTCGGCGCGGCGCAAACCATTTCCGTCGGCGCGACGCGCAGCGTTTCGGTCGGCGCGGACCAGAGCCACAGGGTGGGCGCCAGCGACAGCGTTTCCGTCGGTGCCGCGCAGACCATCCAGATCGGCGCGAACCAGTCGACCTCCGTCGGCGGGGACCAGACACTTTCGGTCGCCAAGAAGCGTTCGTCTTCCATCGGCAATGACGACAGCACCGCCGTCAGCGGCGCCTATGCACTGTCCGTCAGCAAGGCCAGTTCCACCAATGTCGAGCAGGACATGACGGTCAAGGTCGGCAAGAAGCTGATGATCGACGTGGCCGACGAGGTGACGATCAAGTGCGGCAGCGCCTCGATCATGATGAAGAAGGACGGGACCATCCAGGTCTCGGGCAAGGACATCACCATCAAGGGAAGCGGCAAGATCAACATCAACGCTTCCTCGGATGTGAAGATCAAGGGCAGTACGATCAACAACAATTGA
- the tagH gene encoding type VI secretion system-associated FHA domain protein TagH, translating into MTIRLTIENVDRLPNGGPPSFSSSGDFRIGRENCDWVLPDPDRFISGVHCEVRAADGGYWLADVSRNGTFLNGAGARIASPHRLAEGDRLRVGRYVISVAIEEAAPVPKTKPFGEPSVVTPPVRTEDAARILRDIAAGAGVSPDVFLQRDPQEVAAEIGVFLRIVVDELALLLKARAAAKVLARSTDRTILNSTGNNPLKFVPGTEEMLEKMFARRSQGYLDARRSLEDAFGDLKTHELATYAAMQSALAALLDELSPEAVERRIVSSAFASKKARAWDAYVKVWENKEQRNENGMLDAFLEHFSEAYAKASRQK; encoded by the coding sequence ATGACCATTCGACTGACGATTGAAAATGTGGACCGGTTGCCGAACGGCGGCCCGCCCAGCTTCTCGTCCTCCGGCGACTTCCGGATAGGCCGGGAGAATTGCGACTGGGTGCTGCCCGACCCCGACCGCTTCATCTCCGGCGTGCATTGCGAGGTGCGCGCGGCGGATGGCGGCTACTGGCTGGCCGATGTTTCCCGCAACGGGACGTTCCTCAACGGGGCAGGCGCACGCATCGCCTCCCCGCACAGGCTTGCGGAGGGCGACCGGCTGCGCGTCGGGCGCTATGTCATCAGCGTCGCCATCGAGGAAGCTGCGCCCGTGCCGAAGACGAAGCCTTTCGGCGAGCCGTCCGTGGTGACGCCGCCCGTGCGCACGGAAGACGCGGCGCGGATATTGCGCGACATCGCGGCGGGCGCGGGCGTGTCGCCGGACGTGTTTCTGCAACGCGACCCGCAGGAGGTCGCCGCCGAGATCGGCGTGTTCCTGCGGATCGTCGTGGACGAGCTGGCGCTGCTGCTCAAGGCACGCGCCGCCGCGAAGGTGCTGGCCCGCAGCACCGACCGCACCATCCTCAACAGCACCGGCAACAATCCGCTGAAATTCGTGCCGGGAACGGAGGAGATGCTGGAAAAGATGTTTGCGCGGCGCAGCCAGGGCTATCTCGACGCGCGCCGCAGCCTTGAGGATGCGTTTGGCGACCTGAAAACGCATGAGCTTGCGACTTATGCGGCGATGCAGTCGGCATTGGCCGCGCTGCTCGACGAGCTGTCGCCGGAAGCGGTCGAACGCCGCATCGTTTCGTCGGCTTTCGCCTCGAAGAAGGCGCGCGCCTGGGACGCCTATGTCAAGGTCTGGGAAAACAAGGAACAGCGCAACGAGAACGGCATGCTCGACGCCTTCCTCGAACATTTCAGCGAGGCCTATGCGAAGGCGAGCAGGCAGAAGTAA
- the icmH gene encoding type IVB secretion system protein IcmH/DotU: protein MSSKDDPFGDGKTVIGRVRQAGRGAAPVPRAPTPRAEATVFDPGFAERHVAGWSETPPAASRFDRQVLEEAGSGIATRSANPLIAAAAPLLILLGQFSRSPPDVEPQALADRLAELVDDFELAVTRSDVHEGDGRVARYVLCETIDDMVQALPGIGPATWMPMGMLARFFRTDAAGAGFFDALNRALGNPEPHCDVIELMYACLSLGFEGQYRGMEDGPARLDAVRRDTYQVLRYFRPAPMRDLSAEWQPVVPGGRRSRRAIPVWVFAAAGCALVAGAFVEVRGRIARQGEAVAAEILSLTPATPVAIEHAAFVPVLRAAPPPPPPAEPPPPADVQLERLRAALARQIEDGSLTVAAKGAFIVVEIGNQQLFQPGKAILKPEFEGLAEPLAAALGTERGPVRIVGHTDSDKPGRTSIFKSNYDLSVARAQAVQKRLAQAIGGKVALEVEGKGEDEPVADNATPEGKARNRRVDLLIARGQGA, encoded by the coding sequence ATGAGTTCGAAGGACGATCCCTTCGGCGACGGAAAGACGGTGATCGGCAGGGTGCGGCAGGCAGGGCGCGGCGCGGCGCCCGTCCCCCGCGCGCCGACGCCGCGCGCCGAAGCGACAGTGTTCGATCCGGGCTTCGCGGAGCGGCATGTGGCGGGCTGGAGCGAGACGCCGCCCGCCGCTTCGCGTTTCGACCGGCAGGTGCTGGAGGAAGCCGGCAGCGGCATCGCCACAAGGTCCGCCAACCCGCTGATCGCCGCCGCTGCGCCGCTGCTGATCCTGCTCGGCCAGTTCAGCCGGTCGCCGCCCGATGTCGAGCCGCAGGCGCTGGCCGACCGCCTGGCCGAGCTTGTCGACGATTTCGAGCTTGCCGTCACGCGCAGCGACGTGCACGAGGGCGATGGCCGCGTCGCGCGCTATGTGCTGTGCGAAACCATTGACGACATGGTGCAGGCGCTGCCCGGCATCGGCCCCGCGACATGGATGCCGATGGGCATGCTGGCGCGCTTCTTCCGAACCGACGCGGCGGGCGCGGGCTTCTTCGACGCGCTGAACCGCGCGCTCGGCAATCCCGAGCCGCATTGCGACGTGATCGAATTGATGTATGCCTGCCTGTCGCTCGGCTTCGAGGGACAGTATCGGGGCATGGAGGACGGCCCGGCCCGCCTCGACGCCGTTCGCCGGGACACCTATCAGGTGCTGCGCTATTTCCGGCCCGCGCCGATGCGGGACCTGTCCGCCGAATGGCAGCCGGTCGTGCCGGGCGGCAGGCGCAGCCGTCGCGCAATTCCGGTCTGGGTTTTCGCGGCAGCGGGCTGCGCGCTGGTCGCGGGCGCGTTCGTGGAGGTTCGCGGGCGCATCGCGCGGCAGGGCGAGGCCGTCGCCGCCGAAATCCTATCACTGACGCCTGCGACCCCCGTGGCAATCGAACATGCGGCGTTCGTACCCGTGCTGCGCGCAGCCCCGCCGCCTCCCCCGCCCGCGGAACCGCCGCCACCCGCCGATGTCCAGCTCGAGCGCCTGCGCGCAGCACTTGCCCGGCAGATCGAGGATGGAAGCCTGACGGTCGCCGCCAAGGGCGCTTTCATCGTCGTCGAAATCGGCAACCAGCAGCTTTTCCAGCCCGGCAAGGCCATCTTGAAGCCCGAGTTCGAAGGCCTTGCCGAACCGCTCGCCGCCGCCCTCGGAACGGAGCGCGGACCCGTCAGGATCGTCGGCCACACCGACAGCGACAAGCCGGGACGCACCAGCATCTTCAAGTCCAATTACGACCTGTCGGTGGCGCGCGCGCAGGCGGTCCAGAAGCGGCTCGCGCAAGCCATCGGCGGCAAGGTTGCGCTTGAGGTGGAAGGCAAGGGCGAGGACGAGCCGGTGGCCGACAACGCGACGCCCGAAGGCAAGGCGCGGAACCGGCGCGTCGACCTGCTGATCGCGCGCGGGCAAGGCGCATGA
- the tssM gene encoding type VI secretion system membrane subunit TssM encodes MLNWLLRLVSLAALAGFSAAVWYAGPLIAYDEARPLEGEAVRIAVIAGALGLFAVYYGFRFWQVRRAERALEEAMARASDEESDAAVLKERMAAAVATLKRKRGRGFLQEQPWYVITGPPGAGKTTALVNSGLDFPLAGSDAAQPVAGVGGTRFCDWWFTDDGVLIDTAGRYTTLESDAARDRKSWLAFLSALKKHRPLQPLNGVILAISLHDLMTLDGHALGVHTAEIRNRLDEIADTLKIDFPVYVLFTKADLVSGFMELFGDLDENGRKAVWGETFQTDDRTRNMVEQSAASFDALADRVAERVTDRLAGTVDRQARAAVFAFPAQFGALKDKTVNFLRQVFDPARPSGAILRGFYFTSGTQEGSPIDQFLGTAGRAFGTTAPLSGKGRSFFLHDLLKKVVFAESGWVSYDRAIARRAALLRFAGLGAVSLAVVAALGAMALALLREQARTADIRAALDSYRTDAPPAVAEATVTQPDLENVIEPLDLIGELPVAGEPGLSARPGEALGLDPGRRLQSARGIAYRRGLERYFRPRLLLELEQAITAGAADPAGLYEPLKAYLMLTGAAPRIDNDFIVSWFTRDWEDRLYPGPQNQQGRARLERHLRAMLDVDDAYDPLYPPDRRLVEAAQRALGTLPLADRATAIVGSAHHAASAHDYALASGGGAQAQLVFDTTDASSLSSVSVPGFYTARGFNEVFLPALSEIARRLVDDQWVLGPGGALPDLERDLPKLGPELLNRYGKDFVDAWTGAIERLKFRSLADDAPQYPALAALAAPDSPLVGVLQGIAGQTALTQAAGDDTRLAAGLARIGLVLSGGKSQARAGTAPSAAGMPAGAAIAAQFRPFQSVVDGRPGERPIDTLVQNFRDIYRSLLIADAAAQRSDRADSNFVLQISSLRNNASRLPKVFAGMVRAAADEFEGEAAETSIAQINAALKETVTGACQEVIANRYPFNPGASEEVPLDAFARLFGPGGTIDRFFAQNLSSLVEFSEPEWRWKQDGRIGRELSPAALRPFQQAAQLRDAFFPERTALPAVALTVTPVSLHNDADLAFLEINGQVVQSYQTGNAPMVVNWPGDSPAASASLAIMPELQGRESRRRFTGQWAAKRLFDTASSEQAADATHLRFILGGRDVAYALQAGQVGNPFGLAAFSGFVCPDSL; translated from the coding sequence ATGCTGAACTGGCTGCTTCGCCTTGTCAGCCTCGCGGCCCTTGCAGGCTTCAGCGCCGCCGTGTGGTATGCGGGGCCGCTGATCGCCTATGACGAGGCCCGCCCGCTTGAAGGCGAGGCGGTGCGGATCGCGGTCATCGCGGGCGCGCTCGGCCTGTTCGCCGTCTATTACGGCTTCCGGTTCTGGCAGGTGCGGCGCGCCGAACGGGCGCTGGAAGAGGCGATGGCGCGGGCCAGCGACGAGGAGAGCGACGCCGCCGTGCTCAAGGAGCGCATGGCCGCAGCCGTCGCGACGCTCAAGCGCAAGCGCGGGCGCGGCTTCCTTCAGGAGCAGCCCTGGTATGTGATCACCGGGCCGCCCGGCGCGGGCAAGACCACGGCGCTGGTCAATTCGGGCCTCGACTTTCCGCTGGCCGGGTCCGACGCGGCGCAGCCGGTGGCGGGCGTCGGCGGAACGCGCTTCTGCGACTGGTGGTTCACCGACGACGGCGTGCTGATCGACACGGCAGGCCGCTACACGACGCTCGAATCCGACGCCGCGCGCGACCGCAAGAGCTGGCTGGCGTTCCTTTCGGCCCTGAAGAAGCACCGCCCCCTGCAACCGCTCAACGGCGTGATCCTGGCCATCAGCCTGCACGATCTGATGACCCTCGACGGTCATGCGCTGGGCGTCCACACGGCGGAAATCCGCAACCGGCTGGACGAGATCGCCGATACGCTGAAGATCGATTTTCCCGTCTATGTGCTGTTCACCAAGGCTGATCTGGTGAGCGGCTTCATGGAGCTTTTCGGCGACCTCGACGAGAATGGCCGCAAGGCGGTGTGGGGCGAGACCTTCCAGACCGACGACCGCACGCGAAACATGGTGGAGCAGTCGGCGGCGTCCTTCGATGCGCTGGCCGACCGCGTGGCGGAGCGCGTCACCGACCGGCTTGCCGGAACCGTGGACCGGCAGGCGCGCGCGGCGGTCTTTGCGTTTCCGGCGCAATTCGGCGCGCTGAAGGACAAGACCGTCAATTTCCTGCGGCAGGTGTTCGACCCCGCACGCCCTTCCGGCGCGATCCTGCGCGGCTTCTACTTCACCTCCGGCACGCAGGAAGGCAGCCCCATCGACCAGTTTCTCGGCACGGCGGGCCGCGCCTTCGGGACAACAGCGCCGCTCTCCGGGAAGGGCCGCAGCTTCTTCCTGCACGACCTGTTGAAGAAGGTGGTCTTTGCCGAATCCGGCTGGGTTTCCTATGACCGCGCCATTGCGCGGCGCGCAGCCCTTCTTCGCTTCGCGGGGCTCGGCGCGGTGTCGCTGGCGGTGGTCGCGGCGCTTGGCGCGATGGCGCTCGCGCTCCTGCGCGAACAGGCGCGCACCGCCGACATCCGCGCCGCGCTCGACAGCTACCGCACCGATGCACCGCCTGCCGTCGCAGAGGCGACGGTCACGCAGCCTGACCTCGAAAACGTCATCGAGCCGCTCGACCTGATCGGCGAGCTTCCCGTGGCGGGCGAACCGGGCCTGTCGGCAAGGCCCGGCGAAGCGCTGGGGCTGGACCCCGGCCGGCGGCTGCAATCGGCGCGCGGGATTGCCTACCGCCGTGGGCTGGAGCGATATTTCCGCCCTCGCCTGCTGCTGGAGCTGGAACAGGCGATCACGGCGGGCGCGGCCGATCCCGCCGGGCTCTACGAGCCGCTGAAGGCCTATCTGATGCTGACCGGGGCCGCGCCGCGCATCGACAATGATTTCATCGTCTCATGGTTCACGCGCGACTGGGAGGACAGGCTCTACCCCGGCCCGCAGAACCAGCAGGGCCGCGCGCGGCTGGAAAGGCACCTGCGCGCGATGCTCGACGTGGACGACGCCTACGACCCGCTCTATCCGCCCGACCGGCGGCTGGTCGAGGCGGCACAGCGCGCGCTCGGCACCCTGCCGCTGGCGGACAGGGCGACGGCCATCGTCGGCTCGGCGCATCACGCCGCCTCGGCTCATGACTACGCGCTTGCCTCGGGCGGCGGCGCGCAGGCGCAACTCGTGTTCGATACGACGGATGCGAGCAGCCTTTCATCGGTTTCGGTGCCGGGCTTCTACACCGCGCGCGGCTTCAACGAGGTTTTCCTGCCCGCCCTTTCCGAGATCGCCCGCAGGCTCGTGGACGACCAGTGGGTACTGGGGCCGGGCGGCGCGCTGCCGGACCTTGAGCGCGACCTGCCGAAGCTCGGCCCCGAACTGCTCAACCGCTACGGCAAGGATTTCGTCGATGCGTGGACGGGGGCAATCGAGCGGTTGAAATTCAGGTCGCTGGCGGATGATGCCCCGCAATATCCGGCACTCGCCGCGCTCGCCGCTCCCGATTCGCCGCTGGTCGGCGTGCTTCAGGGCATTGCCGGCCAGACCGCGCTGACGCAGGCGGCAGGCGACGACACGAGGCTCGCCGCCGGGCTCGCGCGCATCGGTCTGGTGCTCTCCGGCGGCAAGTCGCAAGCCCGCGCGGGCACGGCCCCCTCGGCGGCGGGGATGCCCGCGGGTGCTGCAATCGCGGCGCAGTTTCGGCCCTTCCAGTCGGTGGTGGACGGCAGGCCGGGCGAGCGGCCCATCGACACGCTGGTCCAGAATTTCCGCGACATCTATCGCAGCTTGCTGATCGCCGACGCGGCGGCGCAGCGCAGCGACCGGGCGGATTCGAATTTCGTGCTCCAGATTTCGAGCCTGCGCAACAACGCCTCACGCCTGCCGAAGGTTTTCGCGGGCATGGTGCGCGCCGCCGCCGACGAGTTCGAGGGCGAGGCCGCCGAGACCTCCATCGCCCAGATCAACGCGGCGCTCAAGGAAACCGTGACCGGCGCCTGCCAGGAGGTGATTGCCAACCGATATCCCTTCAACCCCGGCGCGAGCGAGGAAGTGCCGCTCGACGCCTTCGCCCGGCTTTTCGGCCCCGGCGGCACGATCGACCGCTTCTTCGCGCAGAACCTGTCCTCGCTGGTCGAGTTCAGCGAGCCCGAATGGCGCTGGAAGCAGGACGGCAGGATCGGGCGCGAGCTTTCCCCTGCCGCGTTGCGGCCCTTCCAGCAGGCGGCGCAACTGCGCGACGCGTTCTTCCCCGAAAGAACGGCGCTGCCCGCCGTTGCGCTCACCGTCACGCCGGTTTCGCTCCACAACGACGCCGACCTCGCATTCCTCGAAATCAACGGCCAGGTGGTGCAGAGCTACCAGACCGGCAATGCGCCGATGGTCGTCAACTGGCCCGGCGATTCGCCCGCCGCCTCGGCCAGCCTCGCCATCATGCCGGAATTGCAGGGCCGCGAATCCCGCCGCCGCTTCACCGGCCAATGGGCGGCCAAGCGGCTGTTCGACACGGCGAGTTCCGAACAGGCGGCGGACGCCACGCATCTGCGCTTCATCCTCGGCGGGCGCGATGTCGCCTATGCGCTACAGGCCGGACAGGTGGGCAATCCGTTCGGTCTGGCCGCGTTTTCCGGCTTCGTTTGCCCTGATTCATTGTGA